The nucleotide sequence ACCGTCGTCTCGTGAACGCTGGAACGGCGGTGCCCGATGGTGGGGTCGGGAAACGCCTCGCGCAGCGCCCGCTCCAGGGAGTCCAGCGTGGCGTGCCAGGCTCCTCCGTTCCCCTCGGGTGGATAGAAGGCGAAGTTCGTCCGGATGTTCCGTTCCGTGGCCATGGTCTTCCTCGTTCTCAGGGGACCTACCGCGTCGAGCGGGGCGTGCCCGTCATCGCCATCATGGACTGCCACGTAGACGGCGTTGTTCCGCCCGTTGGTCACGATCTCCCCGCCCCGGATCTCGCTGTTCGCGGGGTTGGCCATGGCCTGCTTGTACCGGACGAGTTGCGTGGTCTTCGTCTTCCCTCGCCCACAGAGGTCTTCCAGAACTTCACGTCGTACGGCGTGTCCATGGGACCCCACGCCCGCACCCGCGTTGGGGGGTATCCCCGCCCTGCTCGACGGCCGCCTCTTGCCGGCACGGCAGCTGGCCAAGGTGAAGCAGACCATCCCCGTGAGCGCGGGGACGGCGGGTACATCGCCCTCAACGGCGTCACCGATGACGGGCGTCGCAGACACCAAGGAGCACCAGCCCACCCCACCCTTGATCGGCGCGACCGGGGATGAATAGGTTTGCCGCCGGCAACGGACGAACAGGCAGGTGGGGCGGATGACCGCATGGGACGAGCTGGTGCAGCTGTTCGGGCCGCCGCCGGCACGAGAGCTGTCCCCCGGCGACTGGACCGAGGTCGAGGACTACGTCGGTTCGGCGCTGCCCGGCGACTTCAAGAAGTTCCTTGACGCCTATGGCACCGGGGTGATCAGCGGAGAGCTGGTGGTCTTCCACCCCCGAGGGTCCAGTCCGCTGCTCGCGCGGATGCAGCAGATCAGCGAGTCGTTCGGGCAGTCGTGGCGACGCGACCCGGGCGCGTACCCCTTCCGGTTCCACCCCGAGCCGGGCGGGCTCATCTCGTGGGGATACGACTACTCCGGCGATGAGCACTTCTTCTGGCCGTGCGACCCGGACCCGGACCATTGGAAGGTGGTCACCAACATCAACGGGGCGGACCCCCACGTCTTCGACGGATCGTTCACCCACTTTGTGGTTTCCTTCGTCCGGCAACTGCGCGATGTCGACCCGCACCATGGAATCGACCCGGCCGCCTTGGAGTTCCTTGAGCCGGAAGACCTGAACGAGCTGGTGGAACGCGGAGAGATCGGGCCGTTCCAGCCGAGCTTCGAACCGTTCTGATGTTGCCCGGGATCGAGTGTCGAGACATCTCCCCGTGGTGGCTGGGCGGTCTCGCCAACTCCCTTGCCAGGGCGCTTCCCACTGCCTTGTTAGCCTGCTCGGCATGGTCGAGGGCGGGTTGGGTGGGCGGATAGCGGGTGTGGTGGGGGGCAGTGGGCCCGAGCGGGTGCTTGTTGCTGCCAGTTTTGTCAATCGGGTCGGCAACGGGTTGTTCAACGCCGCGTCGGCGATGTACTTCACCTTGATCGTGGGCCTGCCCGCCGCTCATGTCGGTGCGGCGCTGACCATTGCCGGGCTCGTCGGGCTTTCCGCCGGGATTCCGGGTGGGCATCTCGCCGACCGGCGCGGGGCGCGCGCGGTCATGATGGGGGCCCTCGTCGTTCAGGCGGTGTCGATGGCGGCGCTCGTCCTCGTCGAGAGCTGGCTCGCGTTCACGGTCGTCGCCACGGTCGACCAGGTCGCCGCCGCTGTCGGCGGGGCGGCCTCGGGCGCGCTGGTGGCCCGGGTCGGGGGCGAGCGTCCGGCGGCGTTCCGGGCGAAGTTGCGGACCTTCGTCAATCTGGGCGTGGTGCTCGGGACCGTCGGGTCCGGGCTCGCGTTGGCGGCGGGCACCCGCGGTGCCTACGTCACGCTCATCCTGGGCAACGCGGCGAGCTTCGCCCTGTGCGCGGCCCTTCTTCTCCTGCTGCCGCACTACCCCGTACTGAAAGCACCCCCGCGCGAGCGTCGCCTGCCCGCGTTCGCCGACCGGCCGTACCTGGTGTTCACCGCCCTCTACGGGGCCATGGGGCTGCAGTACTCCACGGTGTCCCTGCTCCTGCCGATCTGGATCGCCCAGCACACCGAGGCGCCGCGGTGGACCGCGGCCGCGGTGTTCGCCGTCAACGCCGCCTTCTGTGTCCTCCTGCAGACCCGGATCGGTTCCCGCATCGAGACTCCGCACGACGGCGGCAGGGCGTTCCGCACCGCCGGGCTGCTCTTCCTCGTCAGCTGTCCGATGATGGCGCTCGCCGCGTACACCCCGGTGTGGTCGGCGGCGGGGCTCCTCATCGCGGCGATCTTCGTCCACAGCCTCGGGGAGATCTGGGAGTCCTCCGCCGGCTTCGCCCTCGGTTTCGGCCTCGCCCCCGACCACGCCCAGGGCCAGTACCAGGGTCTCCTCGGCCTCGGGTTCAGCGCGGGTCAGGCCGTCGCCCCCGCGATCCTCACCACGGTGGTGCTCGGCCTCGGCGTGACGGGCTGGCTGCTCCTCGCCGTCTTCTTCGCGGCGGTGGGCGCCGCCGGCCCCGCCCTCGCCCGTTGGGGCGTACGGACCCGGCCGGGGCAGGCAGTCGTCGCGGAGGCGGCCGCCGCCTGAGCGGAGGCGGCCGCCGCCGGCTGACCCGGGGGTGGGTGGCAGCCGCCCGCGGCGAGTGGCTGCCGGACCCCGGCGAGACGTGCCTCCCCGCCGGGGTGGTGCGCGGTGCGCGGTCTCAGCGCTCTTCTCGGAAGTCGACGTGGCGGCCGGCCATCGGGTCGTACTTGCGCAGCACCAGACGGTCCGGGTCGTTGCGCCGGTTCTTGCGGGTGACGTAGGTGAAGCCCGTGCCCTCGGTGGAGCGGAGCTTGATGACGGGGCGGAGTTCGTTGCGTGCCATGACGTCAGTGTACCGGAATGGTTTTCATTACCATTAGGCTGCTCGGGCCCTCCAGGGCCGCCGCCATGGCGAAGGGGAAACGGTCCAGCTCAAGGCAGAGCTCGACGTCGTCGGGGTGGGTCCCTTGCCGTATCCCCTCCGTCAGCTCGGCGGCGGCGCGCGACCCGGCGGCGCGGCGGAGGAACTCGCCCGCGTCCGCCTCCTCCCCCGCCGCCCGGCGGGCTATGTACTGGGCGCACGCCAGGTCCTCGTCGGCCCGCCCGTCCTCGCCGGTCACCACGAACGTGACGGGTTCGCCGCCGCGGGTCCGCAGCACGCGGGCCGTCGCCTCCGCCACCACGAAGCTCGCGCACAGGACGAGCCCCGCCTCCTTGACCGCGAGGGCCCCCACGGTTCCCGCCGTGGTCTTCTGCACGACGGTCCTGCCACGGAGGTCGACGGACCGCAGCAGGCCGGGTGAGTTGACGGCGTCGAACCCGGGCGCCGCCGGGCCGTCCTTGAGCGTCACCCAGTCCGGGTGGCGGGCCTTGAGCGCCAGCGCCTCGTCCAGCGACTCGGCGAGCACGATCTTCTCCGCCCCCTGGGCGAAGGCCCAGGCGGCCACGGTGAAGGCGCGCATGACGTCGACCACGACCGCCACGGCGGGGGCTTCGGCGAGGTCTGCGTGTCGGGTGACTTCGGCTGTGCCGAGGAATCGGGCGTCCATACGGTCATGATCACGCCCGTCCGGACCGCGGCCACGGGAGAGTGACCCACGTCACGCGGAGTAGGTCGATCCGGAGCATGTCCCGTACGCACCGCGTGCATGGTCCGTGGGCGGGCGGGAAGGCGCCCCTCGTACGCGGGGCGCCTCGCGTACGAGGCGCGCGGTCGCCGATGCCCGCGCCGCGAGCGCCCCCGGAAACCCGGAGCCCCCAGGACCGCCCATGGACACCGACGCAGTGATCGGCCGGCTGCTGCGGGAGCACGGCCGGACGTACGCCGACGAGGCGGGGATCGTGCTGCACGACAAGCCCGCCCCGCTCTACCAGCTGCTCGTCCTGACCGTCCTCTGCTCCGTCCGCATCCGGGCCGACATCGCCACCGCCGCCGCCCGCGAACTCTTCTCCGACGGGCTGCGGACCCCCTCCGCCATGGCGGACTCCTCGTGGCAACAACGGGTGGACGCCCTCGGGCGGGCCCATTACGTCCGGTACGACGAGAGCACGGCCACCGCCCTCGGCGAGGGCGCGCGGCTCGTCCTCGACCGCTACCGGGGTGACCTGCGGCAGCTCCGCGAGGAGGCCGCGGGCGATCCGGACGCCCTGCGCGGGCTCCTCCGCGAGGTGCCCCGGATCGGGCCCGTCGGCGCCGGCATCTTCTGCCGTGAGGCGCAGGCCGTCTGGCCGGAGCTGCGCCCGTACTTCGACGAGCGGTCCCTGACGGCCGCCGCCCGGCTGGGTCTCCCCCACACCCCGGCCGGTCTCGCCCGGCACGTCGACCCGGCGGACCTCTCCCGCCTGGCCGCCGCTCTCATACGGGTCAGTCTGACCCGTGGGAGTCCGGCGGCGGAGCGCCGCGCCGCCGCGTGAGGCACCCCTGCGCCCGTAAGTCGGGCTGTCTCCCGTCCTGTTGACGCCGTGTTGAGCGTTCGTTGGTGTCGCCCGCGACGGTGTTCCCACAGACCGGCCGGGCCGCGCCGCGACAGGGGTGCGCGGCCACCGGCCGGACGGAGAGGGAGCCCTCATGCGAACGAAGATCAAGAGTGGTGTGCTGCGCGGAAGGCTGCTGCCCGCGGCGGCGCTGGCCTTCGCCGCGCTCGCCGTGACGACCAGCCCCGCCTCGGCCGCCGGCCTGCCGTGCAGCGGTTACGCCTGCGACAACTGGGACCCGAACACGGTCAGCTGGGACTCCGGCCCCACCACCGACGCCACGGCGACGGTACGCGGCTTCGCCACCGTGGAACTCCGGTCCGGGAAGAAGGACGGCCGGTGGTACGGCTGGGCCAGGACCGCCACCACCTACTACAAGTACGGGGTGTGGATCGACCGTTCCACGGACGGGGGCAGGACGTGGGACGGGACGCGGGGGTACGTGCACGCCGACGGCGGTCAGGAGTACACGTCGATGTCCTACTGGCCCGACGGCACGTGGCTGCGCGCCTGCGTCAACGTCGAGGGCATCGAGCTGAAGTGCACGGGGTGGGTGAGCTGACCCCGGCCGGGCGCCCGGCGGGGTGAGCTGAGGTACCTGCCGCCCGGCCGGATGAGCTGAGCTACCGGCCGCCCGGCCGGGTCAGCTGGGCAACCGGCCGAGCAACCGACCGCCCGGCCCGGTCAGCTGAACGACCCGCCCCCCGCCAGCGTCAGCGCACCGGCCGTGGCAGCCGTACGCGGACCAGGGTCGTCTCCACCTCGCTGTCGACCAGGCGGCCGTTCGCGTCGAAGGCGGCCGGGCCGTCCGTCATGCCGAAGTCGTTGTCGTTGAGCAGGACCAGCGTCGAGGAGCCTTCCAGGGCGAGGCCCTCGATCTTGCCGGGGACGCCCTCGACCCGGTTGAAGTCGACGATCAGCCGCTTGGCGAGGACCGGCGCCCCGGCCGCCGCCTCGTCGTCGAGCTGCTCCAGGGCCGGGCTCGCCGTGGAGTCCCACGCGGTGCCGAGGATGTCGGCGCCGCGGCGGAGGCGTACCTCGTAGGCGCGGGAGCCCTTGTCGGTGCGCTCCTGGACGAGGAGGCGGTCGCCGCCGAGGGCGACGACGGAGGAGATCTTCAGCTCGGCGGTCTTCGTCTGGCCGGGCTCGACGACGCCGACCGGGTCGAAGCGGTAGGCGTACTCGGCCGTGACGCGGTTCTCGCGGGTCGAGAAGCGCAGCAGCCTGGTCGTGCGGGAGTCCTCGCCTGCGGCCTTGTCGGGGTTGAGCAGCGGGCTCTGCAGCGCCATGACGAGGTCGCCGTCGGGGAGCAGCGCGAGGCCCTCGAAGCCGCGGTTGATCTTGCGCTTGAGGAAGATCGAGGGGAGCGACTCGACGACCGGGTAGTCGGCGCCGGTCAGGCCGAGGCCCTTCGGCACGTGGCGGGCGAGGACCCGGCCCTTCGCGGAGACGTGCACGAGGGACGGGCCGTACTCGTCGACCAGCCAGAAGCTGCCGTCCCGGTCGCGCACGAGGCCCTCGGTGTCGAGGCCGTTCGGGTTGTACGGGAGCGGGGTCGAGGCGTTGTAGTCGTACGGGGCCTCGTCGCGGCCCGGCTGGTTGGGCAGGCCGGTGACGGGCGCGCCGGAGGCGGTGGTCAGCGGGATGGCCTTCAGCACCTGGACGCGGTCGCCGACGGTGCGGACCTTCACGATCGCCGGGTCGAAGCCGGGCACGGGGAAGGTGCGCCGCTTGTCCTTGCCGACCGAGATCTGGCCGTTGGGGCCCCGGTCGGTCACCGTCCAGTACTCGCCGCGCCGCTCGGCCGGGTACAGGTCGCTGCCGATGCCGCCGAGGTCGACGTCCCGGTCGTCGGCGACGGTGCCGGGGAGGAGGCGGTTGCTGAAGGCGGCCAGCGGGATGTCCGGCAGGGTCGAGGTGGTGACGACCCGGGCGGCCGAGCCGTGCCGCGCGGGCTCGGCCTCGGCCGTACCCATGACCACCGTGAGCGCGAGCGCGGCGGAGAGCGGCAGCGCTACGGTGGCGGGCCGGCGCAGGAGGCGCGGATTCATCTGAACTCCCTTTGACACATGGTTGTCGCCCATGGAGGCGGCCTCATGGTCCATTTCCGGCCACAACGCCGGGCGTCGGGAACGCGACGGCGGGGGGAGTCCTCGGTGAACGCGCGGCGCCGCGCAGGACGGGCGGTAGCCGCCGGGCCGCTCCCCCGCCCCGGCGGCTACCGCAGGAACAGGCTCGTGCCGACGTCCGTAGGGACGGCCTCGCGGATCGGTGTGCTGTCCGGGCCCGGCAGCCGCATGCCGGGGATCGGCACCCGCCGGGTGCGGTGCAGCAGGACCGCCCCGTCGCGTTCCCGGACCTTCGTGTACCCGTGGGCCAGCAGCAGCTCCACGCGCCGCCGTTGCTCGTCGAGCGAGGCGAACGGGAAGGTGCGGCCCGACACCCGGAGGACGACCCAGTCGGCGCCCCGGGGGGTCGCGTCCGCGAGGACGACCCGGGTACGGGCGGTCAGCCGGGGCGCGACGACGTTGTCCGCCTCCACCGTCGCCCCGT is from Streptomyces venezuelae ATCC 10712 and encodes:
- a CDS encoding MFS transporter; this translates as MVEGGLGGRIAGVVGGSGPERVLVAASFVNRVGNGLFNAASAMYFTLIVGLPAAHVGAALTIAGLVGLSAGIPGGHLADRRGARAVMMGALVVQAVSMAALVLVESWLAFTVVATVDQVAAAVGGAASGALVARVGGERPAAFRAKLRTFVNLGVVLGTVGSGLALAAGTRGAYVTLILGNAASFALCAALLLLLPHYPVLKAPPRERRLPAFADRPYLVFTALYGAMGLQYSTVSLLLPIWIAQHTEAPRWTAAAVFAVNAAFCVLLQTRIGSRIETPHDGGRAFRTAGLLFLVSCPMMALAAYTPVWSAAGLLIAAIFVHSLGEIWESSAGFALGFGLAPDHAQGQYQGLLGLGFSAGQAVAPAILTTVVLGLGVTGWLLLAVFFAAVGAAGPALARWGVRTRPGQAVVAEAAAA
- the rpmG gene encoding 50S ribosomal protein L33; protein product: MARNELRPVIKLRSTEGTGFTYVTRKNRRNDPDRLVLRKYDPMAGRHVDFREER
- a CDS encoding 2-phosphosulfolactate phosphatase, which gives rise to MDARFLGTAEVTRHADLAEAPAVAVVVDVMRAFTVAAWAFAQGAEKIVLAESLDEALALKARHPDWVTLKDGPAAPGFDAVNSPGLLRSVDLRGRTVVQKTTAGTVGALAVKEAGLVLCASFVVAEATARVLRTRGGEPVTFVVTGEDGRADEDLACAQYIARRAAGEEADAGEFLRRAAGSRAAAELTEGIRQGTHPDDVELCLELDRFPFAMAAALEGPSSLMVMKTIPVH
- a CDS encoding esterase-like activity of phytase family protein produces the protein MNPRLLRRPATVALPLSAALALTVVMGTAEAEPARHGSAARVVTTSTLPDIPLAAFSNRLLPGTVADDRDVDLGGIGSDLYPAERRGEYWTVTDRGPNGQISVGKDKRRTFPVPGFDPAIVKVRTVGDRVQVLKAIPLTTASGAPVTGLPNQPGRDEAPYDYNASTPLPYNPNGLDTEGLVRDRDGSFWLVDEYGPSLVHVSAKGRVLARHVPKGLGLTGADYPVVESLPSIFLKRKINRGFEGLALLPDGDLVMALQSPLLNPDKAAGEDSRTTRLLRFSTRENRVTAEYAYRFDPVGVVEPGQTKTAELKISSVVALGGDRLLVQERTDKGSRAYEVRLRRGADILGTAWDSTASPALEQLDDEAAAGAPVLAKRLIVDFNRVEGVPGKIEGLALEGSSTLVLLNDNDFGMTDGPAAFDANGRLVDSEVETTLVRVRLPRPVR